The following are from one region of the Erinaceus europaeus chromosome 22, mEriEur2.1, whole genome shotgun sequence genome:
- the SLC25A29 gene encoding mitochondrial basic amino acids transporter produces MALDFLAGCAGGVAGVLVGHPFDTVKVRLQVQSSEKPQYRGTLHCFQSIIKQESVLGLYKGLGSPLMGLTFINALVFGVQGNTLRALGRDSPLNQFVAGAAAGAIQSLVCCPVELVKTRLQVQEAGPGRAYRGSLDCLAQIYWREGLRGLQRGVGSTLLRETPSFGVYFLSYDLLTRALCCEPGGPLLVPKLLLAGGTAGILSWLSTYPVDVVKSRLQADGLRGPPRYRGMLDCARQSYRAEGWRVFTRGLASTLLRAFPVNAATFATVTVVLGWARPQGEGVAALAQSSSL; encoded by the exons GTGCGGCTGCAGGTACAGAGCTCGGAGAAGCCCCAGTACCGCGGGACGCTGCACTGCTTCCAGTCCATCATCAAGCAGGAGAGC GTGCTGGGCctgtacaagggcctgggctcGCCGCTCATGGGGCTGACCTTCATCAACGCGCTGGTGTTCGGCGTGCAGGGCAACACGCTCCGCGCACTGGGCCGAGACTCGCCCCTGAACCAGTTCGTGGCGGGCGCGGCGGCGGGTGCCATCCAGAGCCTGGTGTGCTGCCCGGTGGAGCTGGTCAAGACGCGGCTGCAGGTGCAGGAGGCCGGGCCCGGCCGCGCCTACCGGGGCTCCCTCGACTGCCTGGCGCAGATCTACTGGCGGGAGGGGCTGCGGGGGCTGCAGCGGGGCGTGGGCAGCACGCTGCTGCGGGAGACGCCCAGCTTCGGGGTCTACTTCCTCTCCTACGACCTGCTGACCCGGGCCCTGTGCTGCGAGCCCGGAGGCCCGCTGCTGGTGCCCAAGCTGCTGCTGGCGGGCGGCACGGCGGGCATCCTGTCCTGGCTGTCCACCTACCCCGTGGACGTGGTCAAGTCGCGGCTGCAGGCCGATGGGCTACGGGGGCCCCCGCGCTACCGGGGGATGCTGGACTGCGCCCGCCAGAGCTACCGCGCCGAGGGCTGGCGGGTGTTCACGCGGGGGCTGGCCTCCACGCTGCTGCGCGCCTTCCCCGTCAACGCCGCCACCTTCGCCACCGTCACGGTGGTGCTGGGCTGGGCCCGGCCCCAGGGCGAGGGGGTGGCCGCTCTGGCCCAGtcgtccagcctctga